One part of the Dyadobacter sp. 676 genome encodes these proteins:
- a CDS encoding RES family NAD+ phosphorylase yields the protein MIAYRLAARAYINDLSGSGAKLFGGRWNPIGCPCIYASQNLSLALLEKYVHAEFRECMERLALLRISIPDDDNLVFHVDDQQLKKTWMNDVSYSQWIGEQILSDPEIIAFTAPSAIVPTERNVILNPIAKKFGDIRFWPPVDFSTDLRLLRKLLAKHITS from the coding sequence ATGATTGCGTACCGCCTTGCAGCACGGGCGTATATCAACGATTTGTCCGGCTCCGGGGCGAAGCTGTTTGGCGGACGCTGGAACCCGATCGGTTGTCCATGCATTTACGCCAGCCAAAACCTTTCGCTCGCATTATTGGAAAAGTATGTTCATGCCGAATTCCGGGAATGCATGGAACGCCTTGCATTGCTCCGCATCAGCATTCCCGACGACGATAACCTGGTTTTTCATGTAGACGATCAGCAGTTAAAAAAGACCTGGATGAACGACGTTTCCTATTCACAATGGATAGGCGAACAAATTTTGAGCGATCCTGAAATCATCGCCTTCACTGCGCCATCGGCGATTGTGCCGACCGAAAGGAACGTGATATTGAATCCTATCGCCAAAAAATTCGGGGATATCCGGTTTTGGCCGCCCGTTGATTTTTCAACCGACTTGCGGTTGCTGCGTAAACTTTTAGCAAAACATATTACTTCTTGA
- a CDS encoding FtsX-like permease family protein has protein sequence MRFPLFIAKRIRHNEAGSFSATVSRIGVASIAIGIAVGIIAFAVLLGFKQTIQQKIFLFGAHINVNAFAQGNTYEEGPLPVKNPVSEILPSVPEVARWQAVAHKSGILKTPDEIKGVILKGVGKDYDWVTFKKSLVEGKLIGRKDSSSIRYGYSSQILISRKIATQMRLKTGDDVIMYSLQNPPRPRKLIVAGIYETEMEEFDNNLIIGDIGLVQRLNGWGPDSVGTYEIYLKDFHDLDLVTQKLRRELPPGLYLQKVTSIFPQIFDWLILLDRNTAVFLTLILFVACFNMISILLVMIMERTPLIGLLKTLGSSNRQIRMIFFQVGLDMVRRGLIIGNVAGLLLCWLQFRFKLIPLDPVNYYMDTVPIVFDWGIFAMVNVVTVIITALILLIPTLIITRIQPIKALLFKK, from the coding sequence TTGCGGTTTCCCCTATTCATTGCCAAACGGATACGCCATAACGAGGCAGGATCGTTTTCTGCCACGGTTTCAAGGATCGGCGTGGCCAGTATCGCGATCGGCATCGCCGTAGGGATCATCGCATTTGCCGTGCTGCTGGGGTTCAAACAAACCATCCAGCAAAAAATATTCCTCTTCGGCGCGCATATCAACGTAAATGCATTCGCCCAGGGTAACACCTACGAGGAAGGCCCCCTGCCCGTTAAAAACCCGGTATCCGAAATATTGCCGAGCGTTCCCGAAGTGGCACGCTGGCAGGCGGTGGCCCATAAATCGGGAATCCTCAAAACGCCCGACGAAATCAAAGGCGTGATCCTGAAAGGTGTCGGGAAGGATTATGATTGGGTTACTTTCAAAAAAAGCCTGGTGGAGGGCAAATTGATCGGGCGAAAGGATTCCTCCTCGATCAGGTACGGTTATTCTTCGCAGATCCTGATCAGTCGGAAAATCGCGACCCAAATGCGCTTGAAAACGGGCGACGATGTGATCATGTATTCGCTCCAGAACCCGCCGAGGCCCCGGAAACTCATAGTGGCCGGTATCTATGAAACCGAAATGGAGGAGTTTGACAATAACCTCATCATCGGGGACATCGGACTGGTCCAGAGATTGAATGGCTGGGGGCCGGATTCGGTCGGCACGTACGAAATCTATCTCAAAGACTTCCATGACCTCGACCTCGTCACGCAGAAGCTTCGCCGTGAGCTTCCGCCAGGCCTGTATCTGCAAAAAGTGACCAGCATTTTTCCCCAGATATTCGACTGGCTTATCCTACTCGACCGCAACACCGCCGTCTTCCTGACGCTGATCCTGTTTGTGGCTTGCTTCAATATGATCTCTATCCTGCTGGTGATGATCATGGAGCGGACACCGCTGATTGGCTTGCTGAAAACGCTCGGCAGCTCGAACCGGCAAATCAGGATGATCTTTTTCCAGGTCGGGCTGGATATGGTCCGTCGTGGCCTGATCATCGGCAATGTGGCGGGATTGCTCCTTTGCTGGCTGCAATTCCGGTTCAAGCTTATCCCGCTAGACCCCGTCAATTACTACATGGATACCGTCCCCATTGTATTCGATTGGGGTATCTTCGCGATGGTAAACGTGGTAACGGTCATTATCACCGCATTGATCCTGCTCATTCCGACGCTGATTATCACGCGGATTCAACCGATTAAGGCATTGCTTTTCAAGAAGTAA
- a CDS encoding methionine aminotransferase: protein MLLEKRLRSKLPDVGTTIFTKMSALAEEHEALNLAQGFPEFDCSPDLQRLVDKYVRSGKNQYAPMPGALRLREAIAKKTFEASGTEYHPVREITITSGATEALFVAISTVVHPGDEVIVFEPAYDSYVPAIELSGGIPVFVTLDPQYDSIDWEAVRTRITGKTRAIVINTPHNPTGKVWSASDLQALAALAEAHDLTVVSDEVYEYIVFDGREHVSVASVPSLAERSFVCGSFGKTFHTTGWKLGFCLAPAYLTTEFRKIHQFLVFSVVTPFQFAVAEYLSEPEHYLTLSAFYQRKRDLFNEAIGDIGFILKPSEGSFFQNVSYANLSDENDLALAERLTREAGVASIPLSAFYGRETDFKTLRFCFAKHDDTLLKAAGLLKKVCW from the coding sequence ATGTTATTGGAAAAAAGGTTGCGATCGAAACTCCCTGATGTCGGGACCACCATTTTTACGAAAATGTCGGCGCTGGCCGAAGAGCATGAGGCGCTGAACCTGGCGCAGGGCTTCCCCGAGTTCGATTGTTCACCCGATTTGCAACGGCTGGTGGATAAATATGTGCGGTCGGGGAAAAACCAGTATGCACCCATGCCCGGTGCATTGCGGTTGCGCGAAGCGATTGCGAAAAAGACTTTCGAAGCCTCCGGCACGGAATATCACCCGGTCAGAGAAATTACCATCACCAGCGGCGCTACCGAGGCATTGTTTGTGGCAATCAGCACTGTGGTGCATCCGGGTGACGAAGTGATTGTTTTCGAGCCTGCTTACGACAGTTATGTGCCAGCCATCGAGCTCAGCGGCGGTATTCCGGTGTTCGTAACGCTCGATCCGCAATACGATTCCATCGATTGGGAAGCGGTAAGGACGCGCATTACCGGGAAAACACGGGCCATCGTTATCAATACTCCGCATAACCCCACCGGAAAAGTGTGGTCCGCTTCCGACCTGCAGGCGCTCGCCGCGCTCGCGGAAGCGCACGATCTGACCGTGGTCAGCGATGAGGTGTACGAGTACATTGTCTTTGACGGGCGGGAGCACGTTTCGGTAGCTTCTGTTCCGTCGCTGGCCGAACGTAGTTTTGTTTGCGGCTCGTTCGGCAAAACATTCCATACCACCGGCTGGAAGCTCGGTTTTTGCCTGGCGCCTGCTTACCTGACGACCGAGTTCCGTAAAATCCATCAGTTCCTGGTGTTCAGCGTCGTAACGCCTTTTCAATTTGCCGTAGCCGAATATCTGAGCGAGCCGGAGCATTACCTTACACTTTCGGCCTTTTACCAACGCAAGCGCGACCTGTTCAACGAAGCCATCGGCGATATTGGTTTTATATTGAAACCATCGGAAGGCAGTTTTTTCCAGAATGTATCATATGCCAACCTTTCCGATGAAAATGACCTCGCGTTGGCCGAGCGGCTTACGAGGGAAGCAGGCGTTGCTTCGATACCCCTGTCGGCATTTTATGGAAGAGAAACCGACTTTAAAACGCTCAGATTTTGCTTCGCCAAACATGATGATACCTTATTGAAAGCCGCAGGATTATTGAAGAAGGTATGTTGGTAA
- a CDS encoding antitoxin Xre-like helix-turn-helix domain-containing protein produces the protein MKTIHYQKYEETTPLRIAEEPEVLYVARKTIDLFPAERFQTLSARLLFTQQEWADILHISDRTLQRYLKEERPFEGLYAEHLYQLENMADLGLEVFGDAKAFEKWLRTPREVLGETQDFSTLRSFWGVKLICNELGRMEHGVYI, from the coding sequence ATGAAAACAATACATTATCAGAAGTATGAGGAAACTACTCCGCTGAGGATAGCGGAAGAGCCCGAAGTTTTGTACGTCGCCCGTAAGACGATCGACCTGTTTCCTGCGGAGCGTTTTCAAACGCTTTCCGCCAGGTTGCTTTTTACACAACAGGAATGGGCGGATATATTGCACATCAGCGACAGAACTTTACAACGCTATTTGAAAGAGGAAAGACCCTTTGAGGGGCTGTACGCGGAGCATTTGTACCAGCTTGAAAATATGGCCGATCTGGGCCTTGAAGTATTCGGAGATGCAAAGGCGTTTGAAAAGTGGCTTCGCACGCCTCGGGAGGTCCTGGGAGAAACACAGGACTTTTCGACGCTACGCTCTTTCTGGGGCGTGAAGCTAATCTGCAATGAGTTGGGGCGTATGGAGCACGGCGTGTACATATGA